Proteins found in one Magnolia sinica isolate HGM2019 chromosome 5, MsV1, whole genome shotgun sequence genomic segment:
- the LOC131246810 gene encoding uncharacterized protein LOC131246810, translating into MESGCKHSLAPPQLAHHHHHHSISCPLFRRSLHGPPCFFHHHHHHHHHHHFPPPSFCPFQHHLRPPPFAFPPPISNGPEPGSLPPTVGDGEQAVSFHGRSAGSGCELQEDLTVELHGAVVEEEEPVFVMTDEWMEFFAKSEAKRRLEKQKRKQKGNK; encoded by the exons ATGGAGAGTGGGTGCAAACACTCCTTGGCCCCACCACagctggcccaccatcatcaccaCCATTCAATCTCCTGTCCTCTCTTCAGAAGATCCCTCCATGGCCCACCTTGCTTCttccaccatcaccatcaccaccaccaccaccaccacttccCTCCTCCCTCCTTTTGCCCCTTTCAACACCATTTACGCCCTCCACCGTTTGCTTTCCCGCCTCCGATTTCCAACGGCCCTGAACCCGGTTCTCTTCCTCCAACCGTAGGTGATGGCGAACAGGCGGTTTCTTTTCATGGCAGGTCTGCCGGTTCGGGATGCGA GTTGCAGGAGGATCTGACAGTAGAACTCCATGGAGCAGTAGTCGAAGAAGAAGAACCAGTTTTTGTTATGacagatgaatggatggagttTTTTGCTAAATCAGAAGCTAAAAGAAGATTAG